The DNA segment CCTCCGCGTCGAACGGCCGGCTGGCCAGACCCTCCGGCAGCGTGGGGTCGTCCACCAGGGTCACGAGCTCCGAGGCGATCCTCTCGCCCAGCCTGCCGACCAGTCGGCTCTTGCCCTCCACCACCGCCTTGCCGCTCCACAGGGGCCAGAACGCCCACAACAGCTGCGCAAAGGCCTTGGGCTCGAAGTAGGCGACGTAGCGCCCTGTCCTCAACGGCCGCGCGTCGAGCAGGCGCGCGGTGCGCTCCACCAGCCGCAGCGAGGTGCGGCCGGGATCCAGCGCGTCGAATCGCACCGACCAGTCCATGTCGGCGGACTGCTTTATGCTGTCGCCTTCCCGCATCACCACCGTCGCGCCGATTCCGGCCACGCCGGTGCGGTACCGGCCGGCCGCACCCTCGGTGGAGCCCAGGCTGACCTCGCGTTCGCGCTCGGTGTAGATCGCCGCCGGAACCCGGTGCGTGCGCGGATCGGCCCGCAGGCCCGCCTCCATGTCGAGGGTGGCCTGCTGCTTGCGCTCCATCGAAGCGTCAAAGCTTTGCCCCAGGCGACCCCATTCGCCCAGGTCGGTGCCCTCGGGCAGGAATCCGACGGCCTCGTGCTGCAGCGCGGCGTTCTCCTCGGCTTCCTGCAGCACCCAGTCCAGCGCCTCCGGGCTGAGGTGCTCGCTGTACGCGTACCCGACGCGCTCGCGCACGACCACCCGGATGCCCACGCCCGCCTGCGTCGCGCGCGTGAGCTGTTCGAGCCTTCCGCCGTGGGCGCGCAGCGTGAGCTCCCGGTCCCGCAGCCCCAGGACTTCCGCCTGGATGCCCCTGCGCCGCGCGCGCTCGAGCACGTAGCGGCGGGCTTCGTCGAGCGTCATCGCGCCTCTCCGCCGACTACGATCTCGGAGACGAGCAGGTGGGGTTGGCCCACCTCGACCGGAACCGCGCCCGACAGGCTCCCGCACATCCCCGGTGCGGTCTTTAGGTCAGAGGACACCGCGACGACCCTCCGGATGGATTCCGGGCCCTTGCCCACGAGCATCGCCCCACGCACCGGCTCTTCCACGCGCCCCCGGCGGATGACGTAGCCTTCGCGCACCGCGAAGTTGTACTCCCCCGATCCCGGCTTGACCTGCCCGCCGCCCATGTCCTTGGCGTACAGCCCGAACTCGATGCCCTCGAACAGCGCCTCGACCGGCGTGGTGCCGGGCGCGATGAACGTGTTGCGCATCCGCGATGTCGGCGCCACCGTGTAGTCCTGCCGCCGGCCCGACCCGGTCGGCGCGTACCCGGTCACGAGCGCGCCCCAGCGGTCCACCATGTAGCTGCGGAGCACGCCGCTCTCGATCAGCACGGTGCGCTGCGTGGCCATGCCCTCGTCGTCGATCTCGCTGCTGCCCCAGCCGTGCGGCGTCGTGCCGTCATCGATGTACGTGACAACGGAACTGGCGACCTGTTCGCCGAGCCTGTCGGTCAGCACCGAAGCCTTCTTCGCGACGGACGTCGTCTCCAGCAGGTGACCCAGCGCCTCGTGGAAGATCACCCCGCCGAAGGCGTTGCCGATCACCACGGGCATCGCCCCGGCCGGGGCCCGCTTGGCGCGCAGCAGCGTCATCGCCTGTTCGCCCGCCTTCCGGCCCACTTCGGCCGGGGGGCAACAATCGAACAGTTCCAAGCCGACGCTCAGACCCGGTGCGGCAAATCCGGTCTGCACGTCGCCGTTGCGCTGGGCGATCGTGGTCACAACGAGGCGGGTACGCACCCTCCGGTCCTCGGCCCAGCCACCCTCGGAGTTGCAGACCAGCACCTCCTGATCCCACTCCAGCAGCGAACACTCGACGTCGCGCACCTCGGGCGCCACGCGGGCGGCAGCGTCGGCTTCCCGCAGGCGTTCCAGGCGGTAGGACTTCGGATGCTCGTCGAACGGAACCGACGGGGCGTGCAGGCCGCGCGGCGCGTGGCGTCGGAAATCCAGCCCACCCCGGCCGCGGGCATCGACCCGACCCGCCTCTCCCCGCAGGCGCGTGAGGTCCTCGGCCACCTCGAGCAGGCCCGGTGCGGTGAGGTCGTTCGTGTACGCGTAGACGACGTCAGTCCCGTAGAACAGCCGCAAACCCGCACCGTACTCGATCCCGCTGGTGGCCTCCTGGACGCCGCCGTTGAGGACGCGCATCGCGCGACGGCGCGACCGCTCGACGTACAGCTCGGCGAAGTCGACCCCTCGGGCGCGCGCGAGCGTGAGGATATCGGAAACGAGCGCTTCGTCGAGCACGATGCCTCCCTGGGTCGGTCGCGGGCGGCGGCAGCGAAGAGGATTCTCCGGGGCGTACGGAAATCCTGTCGTTGCGCTTCGCCGCGGCGATGCGGGCTAGTGGACGCCGGTCGTCACAAGCGGCCGTCCAGCCTGCGCCAACCGGCGCGCGAGTTCGTCGCGCCCGCGCGCGAGCTGCGAGTCCACGCCGCGATCGAGATCCTCGAGGGTGAGCTCGACTTCGACGTCGGGGCGCAGCCCGTTGCCTTCCAGCACCACGCCGCGCGAGGTTGTCATGCGCGCGATGGCGACGCTCAACCCGGCGCCGCCCGGCAGCGGGAAGGTGATGCTGACCAGCACCGCCCCGGCCGTCCGCGTCCCGACGAGCGTCCCGCGGCCGTGCTCCTGCAGAGCTGCAGCCAGCAGTTCGCTGGCAGACGCCGTCCCGTCGTCCACCAGGACCACCAGGGGCGTAATCTGGTGGAGCACCGGACCAGTACGGGTCACCTGCGTCTGCCGTCCGTCGCGGCGGCTGTCCATGGTGTAGATGGGCAGCCCCGCCGGCAAGAGCATGTCGGCGACCCGGTTCAGCTCCGCCACGAACCCTCCGGGGTTGGAACGCAGGTCCAGCAGCATACCCCGCATGCCCTGCGCCTGCAGGTCCTCAATCGCACGGCGCACCAGGTTCGCCGACCCCTGCGTGAACTGCCCGAACCGTATGTAGCCGATGCCGCCTTCGAGCATCCGATGCTCGACGGCCGGGACGACGATCGGCTCGCGCACGATCAGGAACGACAGCGGCGTCGGCTGCCCGGGGCGCTGCACGACAACCGTCACCGGTGTGCCCTGCGGCCCGCGGATGCGGTTGGAGACGTCCTCCGTCGTCATGCCCTCCGTGCTCTGCCCGTCGATCGCGACGATCCGGTCGAACGGCCTCAGCCCCGACCGCTCGGCCGGCGTGCCCGGGAACACCAGCTTGATGTAGAAGCGGCCGGCGCGCGGCATCAGCAGGATCCCGATCCCCGTGAACCCCGCCTGGTTCTGCTGCTGGCGGCGGCGCTCGGCGAGGCGCTCGGGCGTGATGAAGCCGGTGTGCGAATCGCCCATGCTCGCGGCCATCGCCTGCGCGGCGGCGTACTGGAGCTGGGTCTGGGTGACACGCCCGGCCGCGACCGCCAGCGCTTGATCGAACCGCGCCTGGAACTCGACCCGCGCACCGACCTCGTCCGTCGCCGCCAGGTCGGGCAGCGTGGCCGTGACGCCGGCCCTGGACAGCGCCTGCCGAAGCCCGCCCAACGCCGCCGCCAGAAGGCGGACCGGGTCGGGCCGATCGACGTGCTCGTTCTTGAGCAGGTCGAGGACCGCGAAGACCAACGAGGCGTCCGCGGCCGCTGCGGGTCGGATGCCACCCAGCCCCGTGGGGACGCTGGTCACGATCGCCAGCGAGAGAATCAGCGCGGCAAGGGCCCTGCGAGCACGGACACGGTGCACGGCTCCTCCTCCTCGGGGGCTGGCGCCCCTAACTTCCTATGCGATTGTAACGCTGTGGTGAGCGCGGCCGCTTGCGCCGCGTGTCATGGAATCGGCGCGTGCTCGGGCGCAGGCGAGATGCGGACGTCCGCGCCGGGGCCCGCACCGAGGCGCACCGCCGCGCTGCCCTCGCGCACGGCGATCTCAACCAGGCCGTCGCTGCCGGAAAGGACGAGCAGGGCCCCCACCTCCGCCTGACCGTAGGTGTCCACCACCCGCGCGCGGTGCGTCCTTCCCTCGATCCGAACGTCCACGAAGCCCGGCAGACCGCGGATCCACTGGGCGGGGATGTTGGTCGCGAGGTTGCCGAACGGATCCGCGGCGATGACCTCGCCGGCGATCTCCTCACCGACCAGGCGGGGCGGACCCCAGAGCCGGTCCACCGGATCTCCGACCTCCGGGCCCACGGCGTCGAACGGGAACCCCAACGCCAGCCAGCGCGCGCAGACCGCGAAGATGTCACGTCCGTGGAAGGTCGCGCAGACCTCGGGTCGGCGCAGGTCCGGGTGCATGATCTCGCGCGCCCGGGGTGAGCCGGCGGCCCGCGCAGCAAGCATCAGCAGCCCGTTGTCCGGGCCCACGAACAAGAACCCCCCGGAGCGTACGGCCAGCGCGCGACGCTCGGTCCCCACGCCGGGGTCGACGACCGCCACGTGCACCGTCCCCGCGGGGAAAGCACCGGATGCCGCGTACAGGGCGTATGCGCCGTGGCGTACGTCGTGCCGTCGGATGCCGTGGGTGATGTCGACCACCCGCAGGCCGGACCCCGGCGCGGGGGCGAGGATCACGCCCCGCATCTGCGCCGGGTAGGCGCTGTCGGCGCCGAAGTCGGTGAGCAGCGTGACGATCCGCATCGTGCCGCGTGGACGGAGCGGTGGGCTTTCGGGAATGACAGGAGGGGATCCGCCCCGCGGATCCCCTCGCACAGACGGTCCGTCCGATCGGGACCGCTCCCTACTGGCCTTGCTGCTGGCGGACGACGCGCGACGCCTCCGCGTAGGAGATCCACTGCCCGGTCTGCTGGAAGACCAACCAGCGGAGGTAACCGGGCAGCGACATGAAGTTCGCCTCCGGCGAGAACGGCCTGAGGTTGGCGACGTTCGGATACTCCTGGCCGAACGCCGGCGCCACGGACACCGCCAGGATCAGGGTCACGAGCGTCAGCAGACGCACAGGCATCACCTCCGGATCATGGAATCGGCAGGCCGGGTGCCGGCGGGCGTCCGGCGGCCCCGTCGTGGCCTCCATCTTCCCACAATTACGAAGAGAGCGGTGAGCCGGTTCCGTCCTGTGCGACGCGCAAGCCGTTGGCGTCGATCTGCGATGGGCGGTATCCTCATCGCGGGAGCGGACGAGCCGTCATGAACGAACTCATCTTCCTCGTCGACCGCGCGTTCTACGTGTACAACCTCGTTCTCCTGGCCCGCGTCCTCATGAGCTGGCTTCCCGGCGTCGATTCGCGCAATCCGATCGTGCAGTTGCTGGTGCGCCTGACCGATCCCGTCCTCGAACCCCTGCGCCGCGTGATCCCGCCGGTCGCGATGATCGACATCTCTCCGATCGTGGCGTTGGTGCTGCTGGAGGTGGTGCGGCGCCTGGTCCTGGGGACCCTGATCGCCGCGGTGTCGGGCTTGTAGGGGGTCAGCCGACGAGCAACCGCAGTACGGCGGTGACCGTCACGAAACTGGCCGCGGTGGTTGCAAAGACCGCGCTCGCCACGAACGCGGGCCGGCACCGAAACTCCGCGGCGAAGAGGAACGCGTTCACGGCGGCCGGCATCGCGCTCTGCACGATCGCGACGCTGCGGGCGAGGCCGGTCAGGTTCATGGCGGCCGCCACCCCGATCGCCATCAGCGGCGCGACGCCCAGCCGCAGGATGCCCACGGCGAGCAGCTCGGGAGAGTATCGGACGCTTTCTGCCTGCGAGAGCTGGATCCCGAGGGTGACGAGCAGCAGCGGGATCGCACCAGCGCCCAGCACGGCGACCGAACGCGCCAAAGCGTCCGGCAACGTCCAACCCGCGGCCGACGCCAGTCCTGCGCCGACCGACGCGTACAGGAGCGGCAGCCGCAGCACGCTTCCCACGGCCCGTCGAAGACCACCGGCGACACCCCACGCCGCGATGAGCCCGCCCAGGATGGCGCCCGCGGTCGCGTTGGCGACGAAGACGAAGACCGCCAACCGAAAGCCCTGCTCGCCGAAGGCGAACAGGCAGACGGGCAAGCCATAGTTGCCGGCATTGTACATCACCACCGGAAGCAAGAAACTCGACCGCTCCGCTCCCCGCAGCCGCAACGCAGCTGCCGTGCCCAGACCCACGATCAGCAGCAAGAGCAGGTGCACGAGTGCGAACGCGATCAGGGCCCTGCCGTCGCCCTCGCCCCAGGGATACCTGAGCAGCGAGTCCAGGACGAGTGCCGGCGTGAACAGGTACATCGCGACGGACGAGAGCGACGACACCTCGACGGCGCGCCGCTTCCCGAGCGCGAACCCCGCCCCGATCAGCAGGAGGACGGGCGCGATGACGTTGACGAGAAACATGTGCCGGCAGACCGCCGAAGGCCGTCGGCCCTGGTCCGCAGCAGGCCCGCGGCGGCGACGGAGCGTATCCCGCTATCTCGGCGCAGCGACCTTTTTCTTCCGGGCCTTGGCGCGACCGGACTTGCCGTCGGGGCTGGGCAGTTCCTCTTCCCAGGTGATGATGCTGTGGAAGTAGACGCGATCGCCCTCGTCGAGGCCGCGGGTGACTTCCGTGATGTGTACGTTCTTAGCACCGAACTCCCGCAGGGCGTACTCCACCGCCTCCTCCGGCTTGGCGTCATCCCCGCAGGTGTAGATGTCCAAGGCGACGTAACCGGTCTCCGGCCAGGTGTGGACCGACAGGTGGGACTCGGAGATCACGACCACGCCGCTCACGCCCACGGGGGTGAACCGATGGAAGGAGATCGCCCAGATCTGGACCTCGGCGACCTGGGCCGCCCGGGTGAGGATCTGCTCGACGCGTTCCACCTTGCTGATGACGTCGGGGTCGCAACCCGACGCCTCGACGATGTAGTGGTGTCCCACCGTGTCCATCGGCGGCCCCCGGTTTTCGCGTTCGCGCGCGTGATCTCGACCCCCAAACAGACGCATCCCCAGGCGCAGACGCCGCGCCCAGGGACCGTATGGAATCAACAGTCATGCTACGGGCAATCGGCAGGGCAGGTCAAGGTCCGCTCGGGCCGGTCGATTCGTCGCTAGGGAAACAGCCGGCGCCACCCGGCCACCGCGCCGGTCGAGGCGAGGGTCACTGCGATCCCGGCGAGCACTACGCCCGCGGCGACGGCCAGCCAGGACTTTGCGCGCGGCAGGCCGAGCAGCCAGGCGGCCAGGGTCCCGGAGTACGCGCCCGTGCCCGGCAGCGGCACGGCGACGAACAGCGTCAGCCCCAGCAGCTGGTAGCGCTCCACGTAGGATCTGCCCCTCTCGCGGACGCGCTCCACCTGCCGCCGGACCCACCCGATACGGGAGAACCAGCGCTCGTAGAACCACTCCAGCGCGAACCACCCCGGGACGATGACGAGCAGGTTGACGACCGTGCAGACGAAGAAGACCTCGAGCGGGGCAAACCCGCGGGCGATCCCCAGCGGGATCGAACCCCGCAGCTCGATCCACGGGACCAGGCTGAGCGAGGCGATCCACAGCAACTGCGTCACCGGGCCGCCGCCAGCCGCGCCGCGCGCACCTGCCGGCGGGCGGATGCTTCCTCCCAGCGCCGGCGCTCCTCGGGGGTCTGGGGTTCGTAGGGCGGCAGCGGCTGGGGCCGGCCTTCGAAGTCCATGTGGACCATCGTCACGAACGTACTGCAGGTGTGGGCGATCTCGCCGGTAAGCGGGTTCTCGGAGAGCACGCGCACGCCGATCTCCATCGAGGTCCGGCCGACGGCGTTGAGGGCCGCCCGGTAGTGCACGATCTCACCGACGCGGATGGGGTGGACGAAGTCCAGCGCGTCCACCGATGCGGTCACCACCGGGCCGCGGGCGTACCGCAGCGCGACGATGGACGCGACCTGGTCGAGATCCATCATCACGCTGCCCGCAAACATCAGATTCCCGGCGATGGCGTCTTCCGGGAACACGATCCGGCACACCTCCAGGAAGTGGCGTGTGGGCCTGTCGCCCTCCTCCGGCGGTCTGCGGTGCGCCGCGATACGCGACGACCGCCGTTCGCGCCGCTGCTTGGCCAGCGCGTGCATCCGCTCTTCCTCGTCGCCCTCGGGCACGATGCGCACGCCCACCGGCCGCGGGCGGCCGCCCTCGTCCACGGCCACGAACGCCAGGTGGGCGGTCGTCGTCCGGTGCCGCTGGCCGGTGGTGGGCATCTCGGCGTGCACGACGACGTCGACTTCCATGGACGACCGGCCGACGTCGGTGACCACGGCGTCCAGCGTCACGATGTCACTGAGCAGCACCGGATGTAGGAAGTCCAAGTCGTCCATGGCCCCGAGCACGACCATCCCTCGGCTCAGCCGCGATGCCGCAAGCGTGCCGGCAGTTGCGATCCACGCCATCATCCGCCCACCGTACAGCGAGCCCCGGACGTTGATGTGCTCGGGGAAGACGATCTGGACCATCTCGGCGCGCGTCTGGGCGATGTTTACGGTCCGGGACATGCAACCTCCCCGGTCGACGGTCGGCAGACGGTCGGTGACGGCCCGCTATTGGCTGTCGAGCCTGGGTGCCGTGCCTTCCACCGTCTGTTCGATCCGCACCCAGCCACGGTACCAGGACGTGATCGGCAGGCGGCGGTCGCGCCCGAGGGCCTTCGGCGTGATCTTGATCCCGGGCGGGGCCTGGCGGCGCTTGTACTCGCTGCGGTCGACCATCCTCACGACCCTGGCCACCGTATTTGCGTCGAACCCCGCGCGCACGATTTCCTCGGGCGGCACGTCGTGTTCCACGTAGCGTTCCAGGATCGGATCGAGGACGTCATACGGCGGGAGGGTGTCCTGGTCGGTCTGGTTCGGCCGGAGTTCGGCGGTCGGAGCCCGGGTCAGCACACCCTCGGGGATCACCCGCCCGCGCGCGTTGCGGTGGCGCGCGAGCGCATACACCAGCGTCTTCGGAACGTCCTTCAGAACCGCAAACCCCCCCGCCATGTCGCCGTACAGCGTCGCGTAGCCCACGCTCAGCTCGCTCTTGTTGCCGGTGGTGAGCACGATGCCGCCGAACTTGTTCGTCAGCGCCATCAACAGGTTGCCGCGGATCCGTGCTTGGATGTTTTCCTCGGTGACGTCCTCCGCCGTCCCGGCGAACGTGTCCTGCAGTGCCCGGAGGTATGCTTCGAAGATGCCGCCGATGGGGATCGTGATGGTCCGCATACCCAGGGCGCGGGCAAGCTCTTCGGCGAACCGCACGCTGTCGGGCGATGTGTACGCCGATGGCATCACCACGCCGGTCACGGCCTCGGGCCCCAACGCGTCGGCGGCGATCGTCGCGGCCAGCGATGAGTCGACCCCGCCCGACAACCCGACGAACACCCGCCCAAATCCATTCTTGCGGACGTAGTCGCGGGTCCCGAGCACGAGCGCCCTGTACACCTCGTCCAGGTCCGCCAACGGCTCGTGCACGACGGGCTCCACCGCGGGTTGCGCGGGGCGATTGGGCTGCGGAACCGCGACGACCGGCGTCAGGTGCCCCGCGTCGGGGACGAACCGGTCACTCTCGTCGAAGGCGGTGCGCCGCGCGCGCCCGCGACGTGCGGCGGCGACGTCGATGTCACAGAGGATGAGGGCTTCCTCGAACTGGGGGCCGCGCACCAGCAGCCTGCCCTGGGCGTCGAACACCACACTCGCACCGTCGAAGACCAGTTCGTCCTGGCCGCCGACCATGTTCAGGTAGCAGACCACCACGCCGCAGTCCCGCGCGCGTGTGCGCAACATCTCCTCCCGCTCCCGCCACTTGCCGCGGTGATACGGGGACCCGTTGATGTTGAACACCACCAGCGCGCCCGCCCTGGCCTGCAGCGCGCACGGGCCGTCGGGGAACCAGATGTCCTCGCAGATGTTGACGCCGACGGGAACGCGGCCCAGGTGGAACACCGGAGCCACCTCCCCCGGGGCGAAGTAGCGCTTCTCGTCGAAGACGCCGTAGTTGGGCAGCAGCCGCTTGTGGTAGACGCCCGCGATGCGCCCTTCCGCGCAGACCGCAGCCGCGTTGTAGAGGTGGTTCCGCCGGTCCGCGAACCCGACCACGGCGACGACGTCGCGGGCGTGCCGCGCGATCTCCTGCATGGCACGCAGGTTGGCCTCGACGAAGTCGGGCTTCAGCAGCAGGTCCTCGGGCGGGTAGCCGGTGACCGCGAGTTCGGGGAACAGGACGACGTGCGCGCCCGCGGACCGGGCGTGCCCGATCCGTTCGACGATCCGGCGGGTGTTGCCCTCCAGGTCGCCGACGACCGGGTTGATCTGGGCCATCGCGACGCGCAGCGTCCTCATCCCCCTAGACAATACAAAGGCCCAGGGTCGGGGGCCAGAGCGGCGGGCCCTAGCCGGCAGCCTTCACGTAGTGGAAGAACCGGACCACCGCCTCGATCCCACGCCACATCAGCGGCAGGTTGACCTTCTCGTTGGGGGCGTGCACGTTGTCGTCGGGCAGCCCGAAGCCGGTGACGACCACGGGCTGGCCCAGCAG comes from the Armatimonadota bacterium genome and includes:
- a CDS encoding S41 family peptidase; the protein is MHRVRARRALAALILSLAIVTSVPTGLGGIRPAAAADASLVFAVLDLLKNEHVDRPDPVRLLAAALGGLRQALSRAGVTATLPDLAATDEVGARVEFQARFDQALAVAAGRVTQTQLQYAAAQAMAASMGDSHTGFITPERLAERRRQQQNQAGFTGIGILLMPRAGRFYIKLVFPGTPAERSGLRPFDRIVAIDGQSTEGMTTEDVSNRIRGPQGTPVTVVVQRPGQPTPLSFLIVREPIVVPAVEHRMLEGGIGYIRFGQFTQGSANLVRRAIEDLQAQGMRGMLLDLRSNPGGFVAELNRVADMLLPAGLPIYTMDSRRDGRQTQVTRTGPVLHQITPLVVLVDDGTASASELLAAALQEHGRGTLVGTRTAGAVLVSITFPLPGGAGLSVAIARMTTSRGVVLEGNGLRPDVEVELTLEDLDRGVDSQLARGRDELARRLAQAGRPLVTTGVH
- the speD gene encoding adenosylmethionine decarboxylase, which translates into the protein MDTVGHHYIVEASGCDPDVISKVERVEQILTRAAQVAEVQIWAISFHRFTPVGVSGVVVISESHLSVHTWPETGYVALDIYTCGDDAKPEEAVEYALREFGAKNVHITEVTRGLDEGDRVYFHSIITWEEELPSPDGKSGRAKARKKKVAAPR
- a CDS encoding NAD+ synthase, with the protein product MRTLRVAMAQINPVVGDLEGNTRRIVERIGHARSAGAHVVLFPELAVTGYPPEDLLLKPDFVEANLRAMQEIARHARDVVAVVGFADRRNHLYNAAAVCAEGRIAGVYHKRLLPNYGVFDEKRYFAPGEVAPVFHLGRVPVGVNICEDIWFPDGPCALQARAGALVVFNINGSPYHRGKWREREEMLRTRARDCGVVVCYLNMVGGQDELVFDGASVVFDAQGRLLVRGPQFEEALILCDIDVAAARRGRARRTAFDESDRFVPDAGHLTPVVAVPQPNRPAQPAVEPVVHEPLADLDEVYRALVLGTRDYVRKNGFGRVFVGLSGGVDSSLAATIAADALGPEAVTGVVMPSAYTSPDSVRFAEELARALGMRTITIPIGGIFEAYLRALQDTFAGTAEDVTEENIQARIRGNLLMALTNKFGGIVLTTGNKSELSVGYATLYGDMAGGFAVLKDVPKTLVYALARHRNARGRVIPEGVLTRAPTAELRPNQTDQDTLPPYDVLDPILERYVEHDVPPEEIVRAGFDANTVARVVRMVDRSEYKRRQAPPGIKITPKALGRDRRLPITSWYRGWVRIEQTVEGTAPRLDSQ
- a CDS encoding TldD/PmbA family protein; amino-acid sequence: MTLDEARRYVLERARRRGIQAEVLGLRDRELTLRAHGGRLEQLTRATQAGVGIRVVVRERVGYAYSEHLSPEALDWVLQEAEENAALQHEAVGFLPEGTDLGEWGRLGQSFDASMERKQQATLDMEAGLRADPRTHRVPAAIYTEREREVSLGSTEGAAGRYRTGVAGIGATVVMREGDSIKQSADMDWSVRFDALDPGRTSLRLVERTARLLDARPLRTGRYVAYFEPKAFAQLLWAFWPLWSGKAVVEGKSRLVGRLGERIASELVTLVDDPTLPEGLASRPFDAEGTSARPVVLVERGVLCSYLTNSQTAHALEHPNTGHASRGYRGVLGVAPTNLYVKPADGLRRERGVVVTELMGVHAGANPITGEFSVQGLGLWVDGGEVVHAVEDFAIAGDFLALLERVGAVGTDLDWWFAGTAFGAPTVEVGDLSFAGGE
- a CDS encoding acyl-CoA thioesterase, which encodes MSRTVNIAQTRAEMVQIVFPEHINVRGSLYGGRMMAWIATAGTLAASRLSRGMVVLGAMDDLDFLHPVLLSDIVTLDAVVTDVGRSSMEVDVVVHAEMPTTGQRHRTTTAHLAFVAVDEGGRPRPVGVRIVPEGDEEERMHALAKQRRERRSSRIAAHRRPPEEGDRPTRHFLEVCRIVFPEDAIAGNLMFAGSVMMDLDQVASIVALRYARGPVVTASVDALDFVHPIRVGEIVHYRAALNAVGRTSMEIGVRVLSENPLTGEIAHTCSTFVTMVHMDFEGRPQPLPPYEPQTPEERRRWEEASARRQVRAARLAAAR
- a CDS encoding small multi-drug export protein, with protein sequence MTQLLWIASLSLVPWIELRGSIPLGIARGFAPLEVFFVCTVVNLLVIVPGWFALEWFYERWFSRIGWVRRQVERVRERGRSYVERYQLLGLTLFVAVPLPGTGAYSGTLAAWLLGLPRAKSWLAVAAGVVLAGIAVTLASTGAVAGWRRLFP
- a CDS encoding SAM-dependent chlorinase/fluorinase; the protein is MRIVTLLTDFGADSAYPAQMRGVILAPAPGSGLRVVDITHGIRRHDVRHGAYALYAASGAFPAGTVHVAVVDPGVGTERRALAVRSGGFLFVGPDNGLLMLAARAAGSPRAREIMHPDLRRPEVCATFHGRDIFAVCARWLALGFPFDAVGPEVGDPVDRLWGPPRLVGEEIAGEVIAADPFGNLATNIPAQWIRGLPGFVDVRIEGRTHRARVVDTYGQAEVGALLVLSGSDGLVEIAVREGSAAVRLGAGPGADVRISPAPEHAPIP
- a CDS encoding YggT family protein, encoding MNELIFLVDRAFYVYNLVLLARVLMSWLPGVDSRNPIVQLLVRLTDPVLEPLRRVIPPVAMIDISPIVALVLLEVVRRLVLGTLIAAVSGL
- a CDS encoding AEC family transporter, producing the protein MFLVNVIAPVLLLIGAGFALGKRRAVEVSSLSSVAMYLFTPALVLDSLLRYPWGEGDGRALIAFALVHLLLLLIVGLGTAAALRLRGAERSSFLLPVVMYNAGNYGLPVCLFAFGEQGFRLAVFVFVANATAGAILGGLIAAWGVAGGLRRAVGSVLRLPLLYASVGAGLASAAGWTLPDALARSVAVLGAGAIPLLLVTLGIQLSQAESVRYSPELLAVGILRLGVAPLMAIGVAAAMNLTGLARSVAIVQSAMPAAVNAFLFAAEFRCRPAFVASAVFATTAASFVTVTAVLRLLVG
- a CDS encoding TldD/PmbA family protein translates to MLDEALVSDILTLARARGVDFAELYVERSRRRAMRVLNGGVQEATSGIEYGAGLRLFYGTDVVYAYTNDLTAPGLLEVAEDLTRLRGEAGRVDARGRGGLDFRRHAPRGLHAPSVPFDEHPKSYRLERLREADAAARVAPEVRDVECSLLEWDQEVLVCNSEGGWAEDRRVRTRLVVTTIAQRNGDVQTGFAAPGLSVGLELFDCCPPAEVGRKAGEQAMTLLRAKRAPAGAMPVVIGNAFGGVIFHEALGHLLETTSVAKKASVLTDRLGEQVASSVVTYIDDGTTPHGWGSSEIDDEGMATQRTVLIESGVLRSYMVDRWGALVTGYAPTGSGRRQDYTVAPTSRMRNTFIAPGTTPVEALFEGIEFGLYAKDMGGGQVKPGSGEYNFAVREGYVIRRGRVEEPVRGAMLVGKGPESIRRVVAVSSDLKTAPGMCGSLSGAVPVEVGQPHLLVSEIVVGGEAR